From the Fusarium musae strain F31 chromosome 11, whole genome shotgun sequence genome, one window contains:
- a CDS encoding hypothetical protein (CAZy:AA7), with amino-acid sequence MEFIAAGVPWALGKAPSAQKILGRLGLASLVSQNSWPELSSKLSPQASIVLPDDSAFGGLVSRWRDWHGPQPGAVVRTFSESDVQETHGIPFLARSGGHGATEALQLAKDVIVVDLRDQNDVEIAEDGKSATIGGGASVKKVVNELWAAGKQTVTGICECVGVSAPVLGGGHGWLQGQYGLASDQVISARIVLPDGDAVTASEDSNPDLFWALRGAGHNFGIVTEWEYKIYDINTPKWSYEIFIFLGDKLEDVLELTNKMMKTQPPHLTHWIYIVNIPEMDPDKPIIWYAVISDGAAQEARDYAKPLHDLGPINVNAGEASMPELAAITLMSDDSVGCAKGFTGLRYPIGLKTYDLIAVRKVFNEIANMSKRVPEFAGSFFLLEGYSTHGVKAIDAKNSAFPHRDDEILVTPYILYKPNATLEELAQAHGEQLREYLLEASGDPEHLRAYVNYAHGFESLEEMYGHEPWRIEKLKALKKKWDPENRMRFYAPIV; translated from the exons ATGGAGTTTATTGCTGCAGGTGTACCCTGGGCGTTAGGTAAGGCCCCTTCGGCGCAGAAGATTCTGGGCCGTCTTGGTCTCGCGTCACTGGTCTCGCAGAATTCATGGCCTGAATTATCGTCAAAGCTCTCACCTCAAGCGTCGATCGTATTGCCCGATGACTCCGCATTTGGTGGTCTTGTTAGCAGATGGCGGGATTGGCATGGACCGCAGCCTGGAGCAGTCGTGAGAACTTTCTCAGAGAGCGACGTGCAAGAAACT CATGGTATTCCGTTTCTCGCTAGATCTGGTGGCCATGGAGCAACTGAGGCACTGCAGCTGGCCAAGGATGTTATTGTCGTGGACTTGCGAGACCAAAATGATGTCGAGATTGCGGAGGATGGGAAGTCTGCGACGATTGGTGGAGGCGCGAGTGTGAAGAAGGTTGTAAATGAGCTCTGGGCGGCTGGAAAACAAACAG TCACGGGTATCTGCGAGTGCGTTGGTGTCTCAGCGCCCGTCCTTGGTGGTGGTCATGGTTGGTTACAAGGCCAATACGGCCTCGCATCAGACCAAGTTATTTCTGCACGAATTGTGCTTCCCGACGGAGATGCAGTGACGGCTTCCGAGGACTCCAACCCCGATTTGTTCTGGGCTCTTCGCGGAGCAGGACATAACTTTGGCATCGTGACCGAATGGGAGTACAAAATCTACGACATTAACACTCCCAAATGGTCTTATGAGATCTTTATATTCCTTGGAGATAAACTGGAGGATGTTTTGGAGTTGACGAataagatgatgaagactcaACCACCGCATTTGACGCACTGGATCTACATCGTCAACATTCCTGAAATGGATCCTGATAAG CCAATTATCTGGTACGCCGTCATCTCAGATGGCGCTGCCCAAGAAGCGAGAGACTACGCGAAACCACTTCACGACCTAGGCCCTATCAACGTCAACGCTGGCGAAGCTTCAATGCCTGAGTTGGCCGCCATCACGCTTATGAGCGACGATAGCGTCGGATGCGCAAAGGGCTTCACCGGTCTCCGATATCCAATCGGCCTCAAGACCTACGATCTCATCGCCGTCCGAAAGGTCTTTAACGAGATCGCCAATATGTCTAAACGTGTTCCCGAGTTCGCTGGTTCattcttccttcttgaagGGTATTCCACCCACGGCGTCAAGGCAATTGACGCAAAGAACTCTGCATTTCCCCACCGCGACGATGAGATTCTCGTCACTCCTTACATCCTATACAAGCCCAACGCGACGCTTGAAGAGCTTGCGCAGGCGCATGGCGAGCAATTGAGGGAGTATCTGCTAGAGGCTAGTGGAGACCCCGAGCATTTGCGCGCATACGTCAACTACGCTCACGGCTTTGAGTCTCTGGAAGAAATGTACGGCCACGAGCCCTGGAGGATCGAAaagctcaaggccctcaAAAAGAAGTGGGATCCCGAGAACAGGATGAGATTTTACGCGCCAATTGTCTAA